The following coding sequences are from one Comamonas koreensis window:
- a CDS encoding four-carbon acid sugar kinase family protein translates to MLDTLLRGKPAVVWYGDDFTGATDTLATVAQAGLRSLLFLEVPTEAQRAQAGPLQAIGIAGAARSLAPAAMAEVLAPVAQFMAASGAPLLHYKCCSTFDSAPHVGSIGAAVTALRKVAGASPAVIVGGQPNIGRFCAFGNLFAQAGPGGAVHRIDRHPTMRQHPVTPMDEADLRLHLAKQRLADIRLLSTRQLELAGADTDVLLRWMQAQEGASPVPDALLIDLVHEAQLPQIGALLWARAQQAPLLAVGPSGVEQCLIAGWRQLGLLGEVPAAEPLAPAQGPVLVLVGSLSPVSSQQIAASQQFDKREVDVGRLLAEEGYLSACAAQLAQGLLQGRPMLAHTSRPDQTLDAATTAAVAQRSAQLLAETLRLMAAQGQPLKRLGIAGGDTSSLATQALGLWGLAFHSTLAPGVTMSVARSDDARIDGLELMLKGGQMGDAQLFDRLVKGAG, encoded by the coding sequence ATGCTGGACACCTTGCTGCGCGGCAAGCCCGCTGTCGTCTGGTATGGCGATGACTTTACCGGTGCGACCGACACCCTGGCCACGGTGGCGCAGGCGGGCCTGCGGTCTCTGCTTTTTCTGGAGGTTCCGACCGAGGCGCAACGGGCCCAGGCTGGGCCCTTGCAGGCCATTGGCATCGCCGGTGCGGCCCGCAGCCTGGCCCCCGCTGCGATGGCCGAGGTGCTGGCGCCGGTGGCGCAGTTCATGGCCGCCAGCGGCGCGCCGCTGCTGCACTACAAATGCTGCTCCACCTTTGACAGCGCCCCGCATGTGGGCAGCATTGGCGCGGCTGTGACGGCATTGCGCAAGGTGGCAGGCGCATCGCCAGCGGTGATCGTTGGCGGCCAGCCCAATATCGGGCGCTTTTGCGCCTTTGGCAACCTGTTTGCGCAGGCCGGGCCAGGGGGGGCGGTTCACCGTATTGACCGCCACCCCACCATGCGGCAGCACCCCGTCACCCCCATGGACGAGGCCGATCTTCGCCTGCATCTGGCCAAGCAGCGGCTGGCCGATATTCGGCTGCTGAGCACCCGGCAGCTGGAGCTGGCGGGCGCCGATACCGACGTGCTTCTCCGCTGGATGCAGGCTCAGGAAGGAGCAAGCCCTGTGCCAGATGCCTTGCTGATCGACCTGGTGCACGAAGCCCAGCTGCCGCAGATTGGCGCGCTGCTGTGGGCGCGTGCGCAGCAAGCGCCGTTGCTGGCCGTGGGGCCCAGCGGCGTGGAGCAGTGCCTGATCGCAGGCTGGCGCCAACTGGGGTTGTTGGGGGAAGTGCCAGCGGCTGAACCGCTGGCGCCCGCGCAGGGCCCGGTGCTGGTGCTGGTGGGCAGCTTGTCGCCGGTCTCCAGCCAGCAGATCGCGGCCAGCCAGCAGTTTGACAAGCGGGAGGTGGATGTGGGCCGGCTGTTGGCCGAGGAGGGCTATCTAAGCGCTTGCGCGGCCCAGCTGGCCCAGGGGCTGCTCCAGGGGCGCCCTATGCTGGCGCACACCAGCCGACCCGATCAGACCCTAGACGCCGCGACCACGGCAGCGGTGGCACAGCGCAGCGCGCAATTGCTGGCAGAGACCTTGCGCCTGATGGCGGCACAGGGCCAGCCCCTCAAGCGCTTGGGCATTGCGGGCGGCGATACCTCCAGCCTGGCGACGCAGGCGTTGGGGCTGTGGGGGCTGGCCTTCCACAGCACCCTAGCGCCCGGAGTGACCATGAGCGTGGCACGCAGCGATGATGCGCGCATCGATGGGCTGGAGCTGATGCTCAAAGGGGGGCAGATGGGCGATGCGCAGCTGTTCGACCGGCTGGTGAAGGGGGCGGGCTGA
- a CDS encoding ribulose-bisphosphate carboxylase large subunit family protein has product MKSTHFEASYLIETPLAPEAVAEVMAGEQSCGTFTRVAGETDDLRARARAQVLQVQPLGTVERPSLPNAWLERQGYGAGANWQRARVRIAFPIANVGANLPTLAATVSGNLYDLGEVSGLRLERLDLPPDYRDQFDLPTMGVAGTRRSIGASAGAMVGTIIKPNVGLSAQQTADLVRQLCDAGVDFIKDDEVSANPAHAPLEERIPAVMRVIREHRERTGKWVMVAFNITDETSAMLRHADLVQQEGGSCVMASINWCGLSGIQSLRRHTPLALHAHRNGYGALSRDPMLGMGYQAYQTLWRLAGVDHVHVHGLQGKFAQPDAEVVESAQDCQRRLSAAQDDCVLPAFSSGQWAGTVPATWAALQSDDLLFMSGGGILAHPDGPAAGVVSIRQAWAAVREGSSLDDYAWHAPELARALQFFGKRG; this is encoded by the coding sequence ATGAAATCTACCCATTTTGAAGCCAGCTACCTGATTGAGACGCCGCTGGCGCCCGAGGCCGTGGCCGAGGTGATGGCCGGTGAGCAGTCCTGCGGCACCTTCACCCGCGTGGCCGGCGAGACCGATGACCTGCGCGCGCGCGCACGTGCCCAGGTGCTGCAGGTGCAGCCGCTGGGCACGGTGGAGCGGCCCAGCCTGCCCAATGCCTGGCTGGAGCGCCAAGGCTATGGCGCAGGCGCCAACTGGCAGCGTGCGCGTGTGCGCATTGCCTTCCCCATCGCCAATGTGGGCGCCAATCTGCCCACCTTGGCCGCTACCGTCAGCGGCAATCTGTATGACCTGGGAGAGGTATCGGGCCTGCGGCTGGAGCGCCTGGACCTCCCGCCGGACTACCGCGACCAGTTCGATCTGCCGACGATGGGCGTGGCCGGCACGCGGCGCAGTATTGGGGCCAGCGCAGGCGCCATGGTGGGCACCATCATCAAGCCCAATGTGGGGCTATCGGCCCAGCAGACGGCCGACCTGGTGCGGCAGCTCTGCGACGCGGGTGTGGACTTTATCAAGGACGATGAGGTATCGGCCAACCCGGCGCATGCGCCGCTTGAGGAGCGCATTCCTGCCGTGATGCGCGTGATCCGCGAGCACCGGGAGCGCACCGGCAAATGGGTGATGGTGGCCTTCAACATCACCGATGAGACCAGCGCCATGCTGCGCCATGCCGACCTGGTGCAGCAGGAGGGCGGCAGCTGCGTGATGGCCAGCATCAACTGGTGCGGGCTGTCGGGCATCCAGAGCCTGCGGCGCCACACGCCCTTGGCGCTGCATGCGCATCGCAATGGCTATGGCGCGCTGTCACGCGACCCGATGCTGGGCATGGGCTACCAGGCCTACCAGACCCTGTGGCGCCTGGCTGGTGTGGACCATGTGCATGTGCATGGCTTGCAAGGCAAGTTTGCGCAGCCTGATGCTGAGGTGGTGGAATCGGCGCAAGACTGCCAGCGGCGCCTGTCGGCCGCGCAGGATGACTGCGTGCTGCCCGCCTTCTCATCGGGCCAGTGGGCGGGTACGGTGCCTGCCACCTGGGCGGCGTTGCAAAGCGATGACCTGCTGTTCATGTCGGGCGGCGGCATTCTGGCGCACCCCGATGGCCCCGCCGCTGGCGTGGTGAGCATTCGCCAGGCCTGGGCTGCCGTGCGTGAAGGCAGCAGCCTGGACGACTATGCCTGGCATGCGCCGGAGCTGGCGCGGGCACTGCAGTTTTTTGGCAAGCGTGGATAG
- a CDS encoding VOC family protein, with product MSRFLGEIRQLGYVVDDIEAAMQYWSETLGVGPWFYNPQVPIENYQYAGERYQPHNSVALANSGFVQVELIQVRNDVPSMYRDFLRAGRTGLQHVAYWTTDYDADLQRLLAQGFKPQMSGEVGKNGRFIYFDTEYHPGTVIELSEVMGPKGKMFDLIRAASQDWDGQNPVRPFPDLNTL from the coding sequence ATGAGCCGCTTTTTGGGAGAAATCCGCCAGCTGGGCTATGTGGTCGACGACATCGAGGCCGCGATGCAGTACTGGAGCGAGACCTTGGGCGTGGGCCCCTGGTTCTACAACCCGCAGGTGCCGATCGAGAACTACCAGTACGCAGGCGAGCGCTACCAGCCGCACAACTCGGTGGCGCTGGCCAACTCGGGCTTTGTGCAGGTGGAGCTGATCCAGGTGCGCAACGATGTGCCGTCGATGTACCGCGATTTTCTGCGCGCGGGCCGCACGGGCCTGCAGCATGTGGCGTACTGGACCACCGATTACGACGCCGATCTGCAGCGCTTGCTGGCGCAGGGCTTCAAGCCGCAGATGAGTGGCGAGGTGGGCAAGAACGGCCGCTTTATCTACTTTGACACCGAGTACCACCCGGGCACGGTGATCGAGCTGTCCGAAGTGATGGGCCCCAAGGGAAAGATGTTTGATCTGATCCGTGCGGCCTCGCAGGACTGGGATGGTCAGAACCCCGTGCGCCCTTTCCCTGACCTCAACACCCTGTGA
- a CDS encoding TRAP transporter large permease subunit: MSHPATPALAGHSAAPPDNALASLARGVDRGLGAIVETAAAALVLAEIIVLFAGVVARYVFHQPLVWSDELASLMFLWLSMLGAVVALRRGEHMRMTAFINNVRPGLRAALEAFALAASLAFLLMVLGPAYEYAEEEAFITTPAMELSNAWRAAALPVGMGLMAVVALLRLLTQTTWQKALAAVAMVAALVLLFWLCQPLFKSLGKFNLVIFFVLVVAGTVFAGVPIAFSFALATFGYLALTTRTPLVVMVGRLDEGMSHLIMLAVPMFIFLGSLIEMTGMAKAMIQFLASLLGRVRGGLSYVLIGAMYLVSGISGSKVADMAAIAPVLFPEMKKRGAKEGDLVALLSATGAQTETIPPSIVLITIGSVTGISIAALFTGGMLPAVVLGAALCCVVWWRYRKEELGGVERFSGKQIGRLLVIALPALALPFVIRAAVVEGIATATEVSTIGVVYSVLVGLFIYRCFDWRRLKPMLVETASLSGAIMLIVGCATGMAWGLTQSGFSSDLAKAMTSMPGGSWGFLAISIVCFIVLGSVLEGIPAIVLFGPLLFPIAKEVGVHEVHYAMVVIFAMGIGLFAPPFGVGYYGACAISKVNPNEGIRPIGGYMLALFVGLLFVAAIPWISTGFL; the protein is encoded by the coding sequence ATGTCCCACCCTGCAACCCCCGCGCTGGCGGGGCACTCTGCTGCGCCGCCCGACAACGCCTTGGCCTCGCTCGCGCGTGGCGTTGACCGTGGCCTGGGCGCCATCGTCGAGACAGCGGCCGCTGCCTTGGTGCTGGCCGAAATCATCGTGCTGTTTGCCGGCGTGGTGGCACGCTATGTGTTCCACCAGCCGCTGGTCTGGTCCGATGAGCTGGCTTCGCTGATGTTTCTGTGGCTGTCCATGCTGGGCGCCGTGGTGGCGCTGCGCCGGGGCGAGCACATGCGCATGACGGCCTTTATCAACAATGTGCGGCCAGGCCTGCGCGCGGCGCTGGAGGCCTTTGCGCTGGCCGCATCGCTGGCCTTTTTGCTGATGGTGCTGGGCCCCGCCTACGAGTACGCGGAGGAGGAGGCCTTTATCACCACCCCGGCGATGGAGCTGAGCAATGCCTGGCGCGCCGCAGCGCTGCCGGTGGGCATGGGCCTGATGGCCGTGGTGGCCCTGCTGCGCCTGCTCACGCAGACGACCTGGCAAAAGGCGCTGGCGGCGGTGGCCATGGTGGCTGCGCTGGTGCTGCTGTTCTGGCTGTGCCAGCCGCTGTTCAAGAGCCTGGGCAAGTTCAACCTGGTGATCTTTTTTGTGCTGGTGGTGGCGGGCACGGTGTTTGCCGGTGTGCCGATTGCGTTCTCGTTTGCGCTGGCCACCTTTGGCTACCTGGCGCTGACCACCCGCACACCGCTGGTGGTGATGGTGGGGCGCCTGGATGAGGGCATGTCGCACCTGATCATGCTGGCGGTGCCGATGTTCATTTTTCTGGGCTCGCTCATAGAGATGACCGGCATGGCCAAGGCTATGATCCAGTTTCTGGCCAGCTTGCTGGGCCGCGTGCGCGGTGGGCTGTCCTATGTGCTGATTGGCGCGATGTACCTGGTATCGGGCATCTCGGGATCGAAGGTGGCCGACATGGCGGCGATTGCGCCGGTGCTCTTCCCCGAGATGAAAAAGCGCGGCGCCAAGGAGGGCGATCTGGTCGCGCTGCTGTCGGCCACCGGCGCGCAGACGGAGACCATCCCGCCGTCCATCGTGCTGATCACGATTGGCTCGGTCACCGGCATATCGATTGCCGCGCTGTTTACCGGCGGCATGCTGCCCGCCGTGGTGCTGGGCGCTGCGCTGTGCTGCGTCGTGTGGTGGCGTTACCGCAAAGAGGAACTGGGCGGTGTGGAGCGCTTTAGCGGCAAGCAGATTGGCCGCTTGCTGGTGATCGCGCTGCCGGCGCTGGCCTTGCCCTTTGTGATCCGCGCCGCGGTCGTGGAGGGCATTGCGACGGCGACCGAGGTCTCCACCATCGGCGTGGTCTATTCGGTGCTGGTGGGCCTGTTCATCTACCGCTGCTTTGACTGGCGGCGCCTCAAGCCCATGCTGGTCGAGACCGCTTCGCTGTCGGGCGCGATCATGCTGATTGTCGGCTGCGCCACTGGCATGGCCTGGGGGCTGACGCAGTCGGGCTTCTCGTCGGACCTGGCCAAGGCGATGACCAGCATGCCGGGCGGCAGCTGGGGGTTCCTCGCGATCTCCATCGTCTGCTTCATCGTGCTGGGCAGTGTGCTCGAAGGCATCCCCGCCATCGTGCTGTTTGGCCCGCTGCTCTTCCCCATCGCCAAGGAGGTGGGCGTGCACGAGGTGCATTACGCAATGGTCGTGATCTTCGCGATGGGCATTGGCTTGTTTGCGCCGCCCTTTGGCGTGGGCTACTACGGCGCCTGCGCGATCAGCAAGGTCAACCCCAACGAGGGCATTCGGCCCATCGGCGGCTACATGCTGGCGCTGTTTGTCGGGCTGCTTTTTGTCGCGGCCATTCCCTGGATTTCTACCGGATTTTTATAA
- a CDS encoding TRAP transporter substrate-binding protein, producing MTELSRRSLIKGLTALPAAGVVSGFPLIARAAEFSLKYGNNLPLSHPLNVRAQEAADHIRKETNGRVEMAIYPNNQLGGDTDMLAQVRSGGIDFFTPSALVIATLVPAAAINAVGFAFTNYDQVWKAMDGQLGAMVRAEIAKRKLYAFEKMWDNGFRQTTSSKGAVQSAKDMDGLKIRVPVSPMPIAMFKGLGAAPASLQFSEVYSSLQTRIVDAQENPLPIIQVAKLYEVQKFCSLTNHIWDGYWFIANGRMWESLPAELKKIVATAINDAGMAQRADISQLNASVQADLASKGLQFNQPDAESFRAALRSSGFYKDWQGRFGKDVWSLLEGAVGKLA from the coding sequence ATGACCGAACTCAGCCGCCGTTCCCTCATCAAGGGACTGACCGCCCTGCCTGCCGCAGGCGTGGTCTCGGGCTTTCCATTGATCGCCCGTGCGGCCGAGTTCTCGCTCAAATACGGCAACAACCTGCCGCTCAGCCACCCGCTCAACGTCCGCGCGCAAGAGGCGGCCGACCACATCCGCAAGGAAACCAATGGCCGTGTGGAAATGGCCATCTACCCCAACAACCAGCTGGGCGGTGATACCGACATGCTGGCGCAGGTGCGCTCGGGCGGTATCGATTTCTTCACGCCGTCGGCGCTGGTGATTGCGACCCTGGTGCCGGCAGCGGCCATCAACGCGGTGGGCTTTGCGTTTACCAACTACGACCAGGTCTGGAAGGCCATGGACGGCCAGCTGGGTGCGATGGTGCGGGCCGAGATTGCCAAGCGCAAGCTCTATGCGTTCGAGAAGATGTGGGACAACGGTTTCCGCCAGACCACCAGCAGCAAGGGCGCGGTGCAAAGCGCCAAGGACATGGATGGCCTCAAGATCCGCGTGCCGGTGAGCCCGATGCCGATTGCGATGTTCAAGGGCCTGGGCGCGGCGCCGGCCAGCCTGCAGTTCTCCGAGGTGTACTCGTCGCTGCAGACGCGCATTGTGGATGCGCAGGAGAACCCGCTGCCCATCATCCAGGTGGCCAAGCTCTACGAGGTGCAGAAGTTCTGCTCGCTGACCAACCATATCTGGGACGGCTACTGGTTCATTGCCAATGGTCGCATGTGGGAGAGCCTGCCGGCGGAGCTAAAGAAGATCGTGGCCACGGCGATCAACGATGCCGGCATGGCGCAGCGTGCGGATATCAGCCAGCTCAATGCCTCGGTGCAGGCCGATCTGGCCAGCAAGGGCCTGCAGTTCAACCAGCCCGATGCGGAGAGCTTTCGCGCGGCGCTGCGCAGCTCGGGCTTTTACAAGGATTGGCAAGGCCGCTTTGGCAAGGACGTGTGGAGCCTGCTCGAAGGCGCCGTTGGCAAGCTCGCTTGA
- a CDS encoding LacI family DNA-binding transcriptional regulator → MPPQRLTLKTVAALAGVSTATADRVLNQRPGVRPITVQKVRQAAQALGYLPDALADAAPQSAPWKLAFVLPQGQNPYLRMLGDTIGFSESHQAPFNVKCQVEYVESFNPEALAATLLRLGKRVQGIAFMAIEHPAVREAVQQLADRGVPTLTVISDLDNSARIAYVGLDNRAAGRTAAYLLARFIGSQRRDAQIALIAGSRSYLAHEEREGGFLQLHAEQFPDMQILGLRESYDDSSRNYQQTKELLQRHPHIAGIYNIGGSSDGVGRALQEAGREHQVVLIGHGLTPDTRALLINGTMDAVITQSHLGIIMSCIRMFSNLRDQLDTMTAVDIVRSQVIFRENLP, encoded by the coding sequence ATGCCCCCGCAGCGTCTCACGCTCAAAACCGTGGCCGCCCTGGCGGGCGTCTCCACCGCGACCGCCGACCGGGTGCTGAACCAGCGCCCCGGCGTGCGCCCCATCACCGTGCAGAAGGTGCGCCAGGCCGCGCAGGCGCTGGGCTACCTGCCCGATGCCCTGGCCGATGCCGCGCCCCAATCCGCGCCCTGGAAGCTGGCCTTTGTATTGCCCCAGGGACAGAACCCCTACCTGCGTATGCTGGGCGACACCATTGGCTTTTCAGAAAGCCACCAGGCGCCGTTCAATGTGAAATGCCAGGTGGAATATGTCGAGAGCTTCAACCCCGAAGCGCTGGCCGCCACCTTGCTGCGCCTGGGCAAGCGCGTGCAGGGCATCGCCTTCATGGCCATCGAGCACCCGGCCGTGCGCGAAGCGGTGCAGCAACTCGCCGACCGGGGTGTGCCGACCTTGACCGTCATCTCGGACCTGGACAACAGCGCCCGTATCGCCTATGTGGGGCTGGACAACCGGGCCGCCGGCCGCACCGCCGCCTACCTGCTGGCCCGCTTTATCGGCAGCCAGCGCCGCGATGCGCAAATCGCACTGATCGCAGGATCGCGCAGCTACCTGGCGCATGAGGAGCGCGAGGGCGGTTTTCTGCAACTGCATGCCGAGCAGTTCCCCGACATGCAGATCCTGGGCCTGCGCGAGAGCTATGACGACTCCTCCCGCAACTACCAGCAAACCAAGGAGCTGCTGCAACGCCACCCGCATATCGCCGGCATCTACAACATCGGTGGTTCATCCGATGGCGTAGGCCGCGCATTGCAGGAAGCCGGCCGCGAGCACCAGGTCGTCCTCATCGGCCACGGCCTCACCCCCGACACCCGCGCCCTGCTGATCAACGGCACCATGGACGCCGTCATCACCCAAAGCCACCTGGGCATCATCATGAGCTGCATCCGCATGTTCAGCAATCTGCGCGACCAGCTCGACACGATGACGGCGGTGGACATTGTGCGGAGTCAGGTCATTTTTCGGGAGAATTTGCCTTGA